In Candidatus Brocadia sp., the following proteins share a genomic window:
- the leuD gene encoding 3-isopropylmalate dehydratase small subunit: protein MKGKCWKFGNNVNTDEIVPARYLNTTDTKELAAHCMEDADPDFVKKAKRGDAIVAGDNFGCGSSREHAPIAIKAAGISCVIAKSFARIFFRNAINIGLPIFECPAAAEQIQEGDEIEINLAAGEILDHTSTKRFKFEPFPPEMQEIIRAGGLMNFVKKKMNA from the coding sequence ATGAAAGGTAAATGCTGGAAGTTTGGAAATAATGTTAATACAGATGAGATTGTCCCGGCACGGTATCTGAATACCACTGACACAAAAGAGCTGGCTGCCCACTGTATGGAAGATGCTGATCCAGATTTTGTGAAAAAGGCCAAGCGAGGTGATGCTATAGTGGCTGGTGATAATTTCGGATGTGGTTCATCCCGTGAGCATGCACCAATTGCCATCAAAGCAGCGGGGATTTCCTGTGTTATTGCAAAGTCCTTTGCCCGTATCTTCTTTAGAAATGCCATCAATATCGGGTTGCCTATTTTTGAATGTCCTGCGGCTGCTGAGCAGATTCAGGAAGGTGATGAAATAGAAATCAACCTTGCAGCGGGAGAAATCCTCGATCACACTTCAACAAAAAGATTTAAATTTGAGCCTTTTCCCCCGGAGATGCAGGAGATTATCAGGGCCGGGGGATTAATGAATTTTGTAAAAAAGAAGATGAACGCTTGA
- a CDS encoding CoA activase, which yields MSQKKYIGLDIGSVSIKAVLINERKEILEDHYVRSHGQSVETFLLVLRDIFNRTHIDDIDGIAITGSGGKLISELMNIAFINEVVAHSQATTTLHPEARTIIEIGGEDSKLMLIEKDTSTGHIKVSDFSMNTMCAAGTGSFLDQQATRLGIAIEKEFGELALKSKNPPRIAGRCSVFAKTDMIHLQQEGTPVHDIVAGLCYAMARNFKSNIGKGKEFFKPIVFQGGVAANVGMIKAFEDILELKPGELVIPKYFNVMGAIGTVFTITDKGIQSPFRGLKDVEEYLRSRSAKASSLEPLRSDNYKIVDKIHPVVGDEKIEAYVGVDVGSISTNIVVVDKQKNVLSRRYLMTAGRPLEAVKQGLYEVGLEIGDKVVVCGAGTTGSGRYLTGDFIGADIAKNEITAHATAAANVDKNVDTIFEIGGQDSKFIRLENGAIVDFAMNKVCAAGTGSFLEEQAEKLSVSIKGEFSKRALSSCCPSHLGERCTVFMESDLNHHQQRGTSKDDLLAGLSYSVVLNFINRVVEDRKIGNTIFFQGGVAANHGVKAAFEKVTGRKIIVPPHHDIMGAIGSAIIAMEERTWEKSRFKGFDLRHKRYDLSSFVCKDCSNICEIRKVTIEGENPLHYGSRCGKFDDERSLKKGRHLPRLFRERKDALFNTYKKNNPDQPIGKKIGIPQVSTFHDLYPMWKAFFVELGFDLITSSDTNKDIIYNGVEVITAETCFPIKVAHGHVIDMLNRDIDYLFLPSVVNLTHSSPRFTHSYACPYVQCIPYLVRSAIDFKEKKFEVLSPVIHFEYGEEYVDKTLRQIAKSVGMTGGVVEVAIKSAHEALQAFHKTLEARGKEILENLGENEKAFVLISRSYNGCDTGMNLGLPEKLRDLGVLTIPLDFLKLDIEEISHDYPNMYWKTGQKFLAAARIIARDKRLYPLYITNFGCGPDSFITKFFTKELAGKPCLTIEIDEHSSDVGAITRCEAFIDSLKNVKPVTDRKKLRDDVPVRNVKEKKKRTIYIPYMCDHGRMIAASMRANGVLAEALPMANKQSIDIGRKFTSGKECYPAILTTGDIVKKAMSPDFDPEASAFFMATASGPCRFGQYNKFQRMVLDELGFPHVPLYTMDQGENYDEDTKSLGTHFRKLAWNGIMYIDLLQKLQRETRPYELQKGEADTLYENFVKKAELALEKHQDLVKFAREANIAFANVKIDRSKPRPLIGVIGETYVRCNEFANNFLARNIERLGGEVFIPPFAEWINYIAHCRRESCLFEKDYKGLLGEIISDIVQRYDAYKLTKVFKGRIRHFLKDAPIKELIRKGKPYIDDSYKGDPVLSMGKVIEYVEEGFDGIVNVIPFHCMPGTVVNGVLERFQKDFYGMPCLKLSFDGQEQTNEETRLEAFMHQAYQRMEGKVNSKKHGKISRRQKSDVCSRPMAVGKG from the coding sequence ATGTCTCAAAAAAAATATATCGGACTCGACATCGGTTCTGTAAGCATAAAGGCGGTATTGATCAACGAACGCAAAGAGATCCTGGAAGACCACTATGTTCGTTCGCACGGCCAATCAGTAGAAACATTCCTCCTGGTACTGAGAGATATATTTAATCGCACCCATATTGATGATATTGACGGCATAGCTATTACAGGGTCTGGTGGGAAACTGATATCCGAATTAATGAACATTGCCTTTATCAACGAGGTCGTTGCTCATAGCCAGGCAACGACAACCTTGCACCCGGAAGCACGCACCATTATAGAAATCGGTGGTGAGGATTCAAAGCTTATGCTCATCGAGAAGGATACGTCCACAGGGCATATCAAGGTTTCTGATTTTTCAATGAATACCATGTGTGCGGCAGGTACGGGTTCGTTTTTGGATCAGCAGGCTACAAGGCTTGGTATCGCGATAGAAAAAGAATTTGGAGAACTTGCGCTGAAATCCAAGAACCCGCCACGTATTGCTGGTCGTTGCAGTGTATTTGCCAAGACGGATATGATCCATCTGCAGCAAGAAGGTACCCCGGTGCATGATATTGTAGCCGGCCTTTGTTATGCCATGGCCAGAAACTTTAAGAGCAACATCGGGAAAGGGAAGGAGTTTTTTAAACCTATTGTCTTCCAGGGTGGTGTGGCAGCAAACGTTGGCATGATCAAGGCATTCGAGGATATTTTGGAACTCAAACCCGGCGAACTGGTCATACCAAAATATTTTAATGTGATGGGGGCTATCGGTACGGTATTTACCATAACGGATAAAGGAATTCAGTCGCCCTTCCGGGGATTAAAAGATGTTGAAGAATACCTGAGAAGCCGTAGCGCAAAAGCATCGAGCCTTGAACCCCTTCGATCGGATAATTACAAAATAGTTGACAAGATACACCCGGTTGTTGGTGATGAAAAGATCGAGGCGTATGTTGGGGTTGATGTAGGCTCGATCAGCACAAATATTGTTGTTGTCGACAAACAGAAAAATGTCCTGTCGAGACGTTATCTCATGACTGCAGGAAGACCGCTGGAGGCCGTGAAGCAAGGTCTCTATGAGGTAGGTCTGGAAATCGGAGATAAGGTGGTTGTCTGTGGCGCCGGGACCACAGGTTCCGGGCGTTATCTAACAGGAGACTTTATCGGTGCCGATATTGCAAAGAATGAAATCACCGCCCACGCCACTGCAGCAGCGAACGTTGATAAAAATGTGGATACCATTTTTGAAATCGGCGGGCAGGATTCCAAGTTTATACGGTTAGAAAACGGGGCCATTGTGGATTTTGCAATGAATAAAGTCTGTGCCGCCGGTACTGGTTCATTCCTGGAAGAACAGGCTGAAAAACTTAGCGTAAGTATCAAAGGGGAATTTAGCAAACGGGCACTTTCGTCGTGCTGTCCCTCCCATCTTGGTGAACGATGCACCGTTTTCATGGAATCCGACCTGAACCATCATCAGCAGCGCGGAACGTCCAAGGACGACCTGCTCGCAGGCCTGAGTTATTCTGTGGTGTTGAACTTTATCAACAGGGTTGTAGAGGATAGAAAGATCGGAAATACAATTTTTTTCCAGGGGGGAGTTGCCGCCAATCACGGTGTAAAGGCGGCGTTCGAAAAAGTAACAGGGAGAAAGATCATTGTTCCTCCTCATCATGACATTATGGGGGCTATCGGGTCTGCCATTATTGCTATGGAAGAAAGGACCTGGGAGAAATCCAGGTTTAAGGGGTTCGATCTCCGGCACAAGAGGTACGACCTGTCTTCCTTTGTTTGCAAGGATTGTTCGAATATTTGTGAGATTAGAAAAGTTACTATCGAAGGAGAAAACCCGCTTCATTACGGAAGTCGTTGTGGAAAATTTGACGACGAAAGGTCTTTGAAAAAGGGAAGGCACTTACCTAGACTTTTTCGCGAGAGAAAGGATGCGCTCTTCAATACCTATAAGAAAAACAACCCGGATCAGCCAATAGGAAAAAAGATCGGGATACCACAGGTATCTACCTTCCACGACCTCTACCCCATGTGGAAGGCGTTCTTCGTCGAGTTAGGTTTTGATCTTATTACCTCAAGCGATACCAATAAAGATATTATCTATAACGGTGTGGAAGTAATTACCGCAGAGACCTGTTTCCCTATCAAGGTTGCGCATGGACATGTGATTGATATGTTAAACAGAGATATCGATTATCTGTTTTTGCCCAGCGTTGTCAATTTGACGCATAGCAGCCCACGATTCACGCATTCATATGCATGTCCTTACGTGCAGTGCATACCATATCTCGTCCGTTCGGCCATTGACTTTAAGGAAAAGAAGTTTGAGGTCTTATCTCCGGTCATTCATTTCGAATACGGAGAGGAGTATGTGGATAAGACCCTGCGTCAAATCGCAAAAAGTGTTGGAATGACCGGAGGGGTTGTCGAAGTGGCCATAAAGTCGGCGCATGAGGCACTGCAAGCTTTTCATAAAACCCTGGAGGCACGGGGAAAAGAGATTCTGGAAAATTTAGGAGAAAATGAAAAGGCATTCGTGCTGATAAGCCGTTCCTACAATGGTTGTGATACGGGTATGAACCTTGGCCTTCCTGAAAAATTGCGTGATTTAGGCGTTTTGACAATCCCGCTGGACTTTTTGAAACTTGACATTGAAGAAATATCTCATGATTATCCGAATATGTACTGGAAGACCGGACAAAAATTTCTTGCAGCGGCCAGGATAATCGCCAGGGATAAAAGGCTTTATCCCTTATATATTACCAACTTTGGCTGTGGTCCAGACTCGTTTATAACCAAGTTCTTTACCAAGGAATTGGCAGGAAAACCCTGTTTGACTATAGAAATTGACGAGCACAGTTCTGACGTTGGTGCAATAACCCGATGCGAGGCATTTATTGATAGCCTTAAAAATGTTAAACCTGTCACTGATAGAAAAAAATTAAGAGACGATGTTCCGGTTCGGAACGTGAAGGAAAAAAAGAAACGCACGATTTACATTCCTTATATGTGTGACCACGGCAGGATGATTGCCGCCTCCATGAGGGCCAATGGTGTGCTGGCAGAGGCCTTACCTATGGCAAATAAGCAGTCGATTGATATTGGACGAAAGTTTACTTCGGGAAAGGAATGCTATCCCGCTATTCTTACAACCGGGGATATTGTGAAAAAGGCTATGAGCCCAGACTTTGACCCTGAGGCCAGTGCCTTCTTTATGGCTACGGCATCCGGTCCTTGTCGGTTTGGTCAATACAATAAATTTCAGCGTATGGTATTGGATGAACTCGGATTTCCCCATGTACCTCTCTACACAATGGATCAGGGAGAAAACTATGACGAGGATACAAAGAGCCTTGGCACGCATTTCCGTAAGCTGGCGTGGAACGGCATTATGTACATCGATCTCCTGCAAAAATTACAAAGGGAAACGAGACCGTACGAACTACAGAAAGGTGAGGCGGATACTCTTTACGAAAACTTCGTGAAAAAGGCAGAATTGGCACTCGAAAAACATCAGGATTTGGTTAAATTTGCACGGGAAGCGAATATTGCCTTTGCAAACGTAAAAATTGACCGAAGCAAACCCAGACCATTAATCGGCGTCATTGGAGAAACCTATGTACGTTGCAATGAGTTCGCAAACAACTTTCTTGCAAGAAACATCGAACGGCTGGGTGGGGAAGTATTTATCCCGCCTTTTGCCGAATGGATTAATTATATTGCACACTGCCGCAGAGAATCGTGCCTCTTTGAAAAGGATTATAAGGGACTTTTGGGTGAGATTATCTCTGATATTGTCCAGAGATACGATGCCTACAAACTTACAAAGGTGTTTAAAGGCAGAATCAGGCATTTTCTGAAAGACGCGCCCATTAAAGAACTCATCAGGAAGGGGAAACCGTATATTGACGATTCCTACAAAGGTGACCCGGTACTCAGTATGGGCAAGGTAATTGAATATGTTGAGGAAGGATTTGACGGTATCGTTAACGTAATTCCATTCCACTGCATGCCTGGTACAGTGGTGAATGGCGTGCTTGAAAGGTTTCAGAAAGATTTTTACGGTATGCCTTGTTTAAAGTTATCTTTTGATGGTCAGGAGCAGACGAATGAGGAAACACGTTTAGAGGCTTTTATGCACCAGGCATATCAAAGGATGGAAGGGAAAGTAAATTCCAAAAAACACGGCAAGATAAGCCGTAGACAAAAAAGCGACGTATGCAGTAGACCGATGGCAGTAGGCAAAGGGTGA
- the leuC gene encoding 3-isopropylmalate dehydratase large subunit: protein MGMTITEKIIAAHAGLKEVHPGQFVYADVDICLGNDITAPIAIEEFEKTGIKEVFDPEKIVLVPDHFTPNKDIKSAQQSKSLRVFAEKHHLKHYFEIGRMGIEHALLPEKGIVAPGDLVIGADSHTCTYGALGAFSTGVGSTDLAACFATGKVWLKVPESMKFVFHGRVKNWTSGKDLILYTIGKIGVDGALYKAMEFTGSAISNLPMDDRFAMCNMAIEAGAKSGIISPDKNTEDYVKGRVTKKHVMYQSDPGCNYTKTYEFNAEEISPQIALPSLPENTKPVEEVSGIKVDQVVIGSCTNGRISDLRIAAKILKGKKAHPSIRLIIIPATQDIYRQALQDGLIEIFIDAEAVVSTPTCGPCLGGHMGILAEGERALSTTNRNFVGRMGHPKSEIYLCSPAVAAASAITGRITPPDEVAKN, encoded by the coding sequence ATGGGAATGACAATAACAGAGAAGATCATTGCTGCACATGCGGGTCTCAAGGAAGTACATCCTGGACAATTTGTTTACGCAGATGTGGATATCTGCCTGGGCAATGATATTACAGCCCCAATCGCTATTGAAGAATTTGAAAAGACAGGAATCAAAGAGGTCTTTGATCCGGAAAAGATTGTTTTGGTTCCTGACCACTTTACCCCCAATAAGGATATCAAGTCCGCACAACAATCAAAGTCACTCCGCGTCTTTGCTGAAAAACATCATTTAAAACATTATTTTGAAATTGGCCGGATGGGGATAGAACACGCCCTGCTTCCCGAAAAAGGGATTGTGGCACCCGGAGACCTTGTGATAGGAGCCGATTCTCATACGTGTACCTATGGTGCGCTCGGGGCATTTTCAACGGGTGTCGGGAGCACTGACCTTGCTGCATGTTTTGCTACGGGGAAGGTGTGGCTCAAGGTGCCTGAATCGATGAAATTCGTTTTTCACGGCAGGGTGAAAAATTGGACATCCGGAAAGGATTTAATCCTCTATACGATTGGAAAGATCGGTGTGGATGGCGCACTGTATAAAGCGATGGAGTTTACCGGCAGCGCCATATCAAATTTGCCAATGGACGATCGTTTTGCCATGTGTAACATGGCAATTGAGGCTGGGGCAAAAAGCGGCATAATTTCACCTGACAAAAACACCGAAGATTATGTAAAGGGTAGGGTAACAAAAAAACATGTGATGTACCAAAGTGATCCCGGGTGTAATTATACAAAAACGTACGAATTCAATGCTGAAGAAATTTCTCCTCAAATAGCACTTCCCAGTTTACCTGAAAACACAAAACCTGTGGAAGAGGTTTCGGGAATTAAGGTTGATCAGGTAGTTATCGGTTCTTGCACCAATGGAAGAATTTCGGATCTCAGGATAGCAGCCAAAATCCTCAAAGGAAAAAAGGCGCACCCTTCCATTCGGCTTATTATTATTCCAGCCACCCAGGATATTTATAGACAGGCATTACAGGATGGCTTGATTGAAATATTTATAGATGCCGAGGCGGTAGTTTCTACCCCAACCTGTGGTCCATGCCTCGGCGGTCATATGGGAATTTTGGCAGAAGGGGAACGGGCATTATCTACGACCAACCGTAATTTTGTTGGTCGGATGGGGCATCCCAAAAGTGAGATATATCTTTGCAGTCCTGCAGTCGCTGCAGCATCTGCAATCACAGGAAGGATTACACCGCCTGATGAGGTAGCAAAGAATTAA
- the htpX gene encoding zinc metalloprotease HtpX yields the protein MNHFKTMVLLIALTLLLVWVGNAFGGRQGAVFAFAIAMGMNFFSYWFSDKIVLKMYGAREVSEQESPTYSGIVRELTMNAGLPMPRMYIIPTNAMNAFATGRNPSHAAVAVTEGMLNSLKREELKGVLGHELSHIRNRDILISTIVATVAGAIMMLANMARWAAIFGGYGGRDEEDNRGGGLAMLLVAIVAPIAALIIQMAISRSREYAADKGGALLTGNPLGLANALEKLQQASMTRPIDASTATAHLFIVNPLSGRSFVTLFSTHPPIEERIKRLRAMA from the coding sequence ATGAATCATTTTAAGACAATGGTATTATTAATCGCCTTAACACTATTACTTGTTTGGGTGGGTAATGCGTTCGGTGGTCGTCAAGGTGCGGTCTTTGCCTTTGCCATTGCCATGGGTATGAATTTTTTTAGTTACTGGTTTAGCGACAAGATCGTTTTGAAGATGTACGGTGCCAGGGAGGTTTCAGAGCAGGAGTCACCAACCTATAGTGGAATCGTTAGGGAATTAACCATGAATGCAGGATTACCTATGCCCAGAATGTATATTATCCCGACGAATGCCATGAATGCCTTTGCCACGGGCAGAAATCCCAGTCATGCCGCAGTGGCAGTTACCGAGGGGATGCTTAACTCTCTGAAACGCGAAGAACTGAAAGGAGTTTTAGGGCATGAATTATCTCATATTCGGAACCGGGATATACTCATATCTACTATTGTTGCAACAGTTGCTGGCGCTATTATGATGCTTGCAAATATGGCACGATGGGCAGCCATTTTTGGGGGATATGGCGGAAGGGATGAAGAAGATAACAGGGGGGGAGGTCTCGCAATGTTATTGGTAGCCATTGTGGCCCCCATTGCTGCACTCATAATCCAGATGGCGATTTCCCGTTCGCGGGAGTATGCAGCCGATAAAGGGGGGGCATTACTAACAGGAAATCCACTGGGGCTGGCTAACGCCCTTGAGAAACTGCAACAGGCATCAATGACCAGGCCTATCGATGCAAGCACGGCTACGGCACATCTGTTTATTGTGAATCCATTAAGCGGTCGTTCATTTGTTACACTCTTTAGTACTCATCCACCAATCGAAGAACGGATCAAGAGGCTCAGGGCGATGGCCTGA
- the thrC gene encoding threonine synthase, with amino-acid sequence MPYRAWFQCISGCNEKYELNEIIYQCKKCGDLLEVKHDMDKLHKHSPEHWKRLFDERYRRSKWPYGSSVWGKKEWVCPNVDNKNVVSLYEGGSNLFWAERLGKEVGLEDLWIKQCGNAHTGSFKDLGMTVLVSMVKQMIAEGKNIPAVACASTGDTSAALASYCAAAGILAIVFLPKNKVSHAQLIQPIANGALTLSLDTDFDGCMKLVREICSKNNIYLANSMNSLRIEGQKTVSIEIVQQFDWEVPDVVIVPGGNLGNTAALGKGFHMMKELGLIDRLPRIVCAQAAKANPLYLSYLKDFKEFTPVKAQKTLANAIQIGDPVSYKKAINVLKVFNGIVEQATEDELANASAQADRTGLFSCPHTGVALAVLIKLLEKKAIRRDEKVVVISTAHGLKFPEFKINYHENKLEEVIPRFANLPVEVSPRYDDVRTAIYRKLEQMSL; translated from the coding sequence ATGCCATACAGGGCATGGTTCCAGTGCATATCAGGATGTAATGAAAAATACGAACTGAACGAGATTATCTACCAGTGCAAGAAGTGCGGAGACTTGCTGGAGGTCAAGCACGATATGGATAAACTCCACAAGCACTCCCCGGAACATTGGAAGAGATTGTTCGACGAACGATATAGACGCAGCAAGTGGCCATACGGGAGTTCTGTCTGGGGCAAGAAGGAATGGGTTTGTCCCAATGTCGACAACAAGAACGTAGTCTCCTTATACGAAGGCGGCAGCAACCTCTTTTGGGCTGAACGACTGGGAAAAGAGGTCGGTCTCGAAGATTTATGGATTAAGCAGTGTGGCAATGCCCATACAGGCTCTTTTAAAGATCTCGGTATGACCGTGCTGGTTTCTATGGTTAAGCAAATGATAGCCGAGGGAAAGAATATTCCCGCTGTTGCCTGCGCTTCCACAGGAGATACTTCTGCTGCATTGGCGTCGTATTGTGCCGCTGCAGGCATTCTTGCCATAGTATTTCTGCCAAAGAACAAGGTATCGCATGCTCAACTTATCCAGCCCATTGCCAATGGGGCACTTACTTTATCGCTGGATACCGATTTTGATGGATGCATGAAGCTGGTAAGAGAGATCTGCAGTAAAAACAATATCTACTTAGCCAACTCCATGAATTCCCTCCGCATTGAAGGTCAAAAAACAGTAAGCATCGAAATAGTCCAGCAGTTCGATTGGGAAGTGCCCGATGTTGTAATAGTTCCAGGAGGGAATTTGGGCAATACCGCAGCACTGGGAAAAGGCTTTCACATGATGAAGGAACTGGGCTTGATCGATAGGTTGCCTCGCATCGTGTGTGCGCAGGCAGCCAAGGCCAATCCCCTTTATCTTAGTTATCTGAAGGACTTTAAAGAATTTACACCGGTGAAGGCACAAAAGACCCTTGCCAATGCTATCCAGATAGGTGACCCGGTTAGTTATAAAAAGGCTATCAACGTTTTAAAGGTCTTCAATGGCATTGTAGAGCAGGCAACAGAAGATGAATTGGCTAATGCCTCTGCACAAGCGGACAGAACTGGCCTGTTCAGTTGTCCGCATACGGGAGTAGCCCTGGCAGTGTTAATAAAATTGCTGGAGAAAAAGGCGATAAGACGTGACGAAAAGGTCGTTGTTATTTCTACTGCACATGGCTTGAAATTCCCGGAATTTAAGATAAACTATCACGAAAATAAACTGGAAGAAGTAATCCCGCGCTTTGCCAACCTTCCTGTAGAAGTTTCGCCCCGGTATGATGATGTAAGGACAGCTATCTACAGGAAACTTGAACAAATGTCTTTATAG
- a CDS encoding methylaspartate mutase: protein MNVIIATDCGSTTTKAILIEKKDGMYRQTFRGESPTTVEAPFEDVTRGVLNAFAEVEELSGRKILDGEKIITPAQGNVGVDIYVSTSSAGGGLQMMVAGAVKTMTAESAQRAALGAGAIVMDVIASNDQRLPHEKIDRIRHLRPDMILLSGGTDGGTVTHVVELAEYISAANPKPRLGMTFQLPVIYAGNKDAREKIKEILSKKSSLNITENIRPTLERENLFPARQEIQKLFLEHVMAHAPGYKKLMSWTGAPIMPTPGAVGLIMQTIAKKDNITVVGVDIGGATTDVFSVYGEIFNRTVSANLGMSYSISNVLAEAGLENILRWVPFDIDESDLRNRIKNKMIRPTTIPQTLEELKVEQAISREALRLSFEQHKSLAVGLRGVQRERDISEAFKQEITGETLIDMLALDLLVGSGGVLSHAPRRSQAMLMMIDAFQPEGITRLAVDSIFMMPHLGVLSTVNEQAATEVFEKDCLIHLGTCVSLVKGGVGKHGEKCISYKITMPDGKQTEGSLPYGDLCVLPLNTGQTAEIEVLPVKNIDVGAGKGKPLIKKVFGGVVGVVIDTRGRPITLAKDKALRVEQVQRWAKAIDAYPE from the coding sequence TTGAACGTTATTATTGCCACAGATTGTGGGAGTACAACCACCAAGGCCATCCTGATTGAAAAAAAGGACGGGATGTACCGCCAGACCTTTCGTGGGGAATCGCCCACCACTGTGGAAGCCCCTTTTGAGGATGTAACCCGTGGCGTCTTAAATGCATTCGCAGAAGTCGAAGAACTTTCTGGCCGAAAGATTTTAGACGGTGAAAAGATTATAACACCTGCCCAGGGAAATGTGGGAGTAGATATTTATGTTTCCACAAGCAGTGCCGGCGGAGGGCTACAGATGATGGTAGCAGGGGCCGTAAAGACCATGACGGCCGAAAGCGCCCAGCGTGCCGCACTCGGTGCAGGCGCAATCGTTATGGACGTCATTGCATCCAACGACCAGCGTCTCCCGCACGAAAAGATCGACCGTATTCGGCATCTAAGACCGGACATGATCCTTCTTTCAGGTGGGACTGACGGAGGAACGGTTACCCATGTGGTAGAGCTGGCTGAATATATCTCTGCCGCTAACCCAAAACCCCGGCTCGGCATGACCTTTCAACTTCCTGTCATCTATGCTGGTAATAAAGATGCCCGGGAAAAAATTAAAGAAATTTTGAGCAAAAAGAGTTCCCTCAATATAACGGAAAATATCCGACCCACACTTGAGCGGGAAAATCTCTTCCCGGCACGACAGGAAATCCAGAAACTTTTTCTTGAACATGTCATGGCTCATGCTCCCGGCTACAAAAAACTTATGTCATGGACGGGAGCACCGATTATGCCTACACCCGGTGCCGTCGGCCTCATTATGCAGACCATTGCCAAAAAAGACAATATTACTGTGGTGGGTGTAGACATTGGCGGTGCCACCACGGACGTCTTTTCTGTATATGGCGAAATCTTTAACCGTACCGTGAGTGCCAACCTCGGAATGAGTTATAGTATTTCCAATGTGCTGGCCGAGGCCGGGCTTGAAAATATTCTCAGGTGGGTGCCATTTGATATCGACGAATCTGACCTCCGGAACAGGATTAAGAACAAGATGATCCGTCCCACAACGATACCACAGACATTGGAAGAGTTAAAAGTTGAGCAGGCCATATCGCGGGAAGCCCTGCGATTGTCTTTTGAACAGCACAAGTCCCTTGCTGTGGGGCTGAGAGGAGTACAGAGGGAGCGCGACATTTCTGAGGCGTTTAAACAGGAAATTACCGGTGAAACACTCATAGATATGCTAGCGCTAGACCTGTTGGTAGGCAGCGGGGGTGTGCTCTCCCATGCACCACGCAGGTCACAGGCAATGCTTATGATGATTGACGCATTCCAGCCCGAAGGCATCACAAGGCTCGCCGTTGATAGTATTTTCATGATGCCGCACCTGGGTGTCCTTTCGACCGTGAATGAACAGGCTGCAACAGAGGTCTTTGAAAAGGACTGTTTGATTCATCTGGGTACGTGCGTTTCCCTCGTTAAGGGGGGTGTTGGGAAACACGGAGAAAAATGCATCTCATACAAGATAACGATGCCTGACGGTAAACAGACAGAAGGCTCTCTTCCATACGGAGATCTCTGTGTTTTGCCGCTCAACACCGGTCAAACGGCCGAAATTGAGGTTCTCCCGGTAAAAAATATAGATGTCGGTGCTGGAAAGGGCAAGCCTCTGATAAAGAAAGTTTTTGGGGGAGTTGTGGGAGTAGTAATTGATACCCGTGGAAGACCCATAACATTAGCAAAGGATAAGGCATTAAGGGTGGAACAGGTACAACGATGGGCAAAGGCCATTGATGCATATCCAGAATAA
- a CDS encoding ABC transporter permease translates to MTEARVTVYTPDSSLRNPLKMIREMLGDLAASRELSWRLAVRDICAHYRQAFLGILWAFILPLANTLTWIFLSKTGIIVVRETALPYTVYVFTGTMLWAILMDSMNAPLRQINAAKGMLSKLNFPREALIVSGIYQTLFNATIKIVILIVALIILGIYPGWSLLLFPLGVLSLVLIGTSIGLLIMPVGMLYTDIGRALPLMMQFLMYVTPVVFPMPKEGWAADLFRINPLTPIILTTRDWLTNFSPEYLGYFASVNIIAILLLLFVWVIYRLSMPILIERMSS, encoded by the coding sequence ATGACAGAAGCGCGCGTCACAGTCTATACACCTGACTCGTCCTTGCGTAACCCGTTGAAAATGATACGGGAGATGCTTGGCGACCTTGCCGCGAGCCGGGAGTTATCGTGGCGTCTGGCAGTGAGGGATATTTGTGCTCATTACCGTCAGGCGTTTCTCGGCATCCTGTGGGCGTTCATCCTACCGCTGGCGAATACCCTGACCTGGATATTTCTAAGCAAGACTGGCATCATTGTGGTGCGAGAAACCGCACTGCCTTATACCGTTTATGTGTTTACCGGCACCATGCTATGGGCAATTCTGATGGACTCGATGAATGCCCCGCTTCGCCAGATCAACGCGGCCAAGGGTATGCTATCCAAGCTCAATTTCCCCCGCGAGGCGCTCATCGTTTCAGGCATCTACCAGACGCTCTTCAACGCGACAATCAAGATCGTTATCCTGATTGTCGCGCTGATCATTCTGGGCATTTACCCGGGATGGTCCTTGCTGCTGTTCCCGCTTGGCGTCCTGTCGCTGGTGCTGATCGGTACGTCGATAGGCCTTCTTATAATGCCCGTCGGCATGCTCTATACCGACATCGGCCGCGCCCTGCCGCTGATGATGCAGTTTCTGATGTACGTTACGCCGGTTGTCTTTCCCATGCCTAAGGAAGGCTGGGCGGCGGACCTGTTCCGGATTAATCCCCTCACGCCGATCATTCTCACGACTCGCGACTGGCTGACCAATTTTTCGCCGGAATACCTTGGCTATTTCGCGTCGGTCAACATTATCGCCATTTTATTGTTGCTGTTCGTATGGGTAATATACCGGTTGTCCATGCCTATTCTGATTGAACGTATGAGTTCCTGA